TATTTTAAGCTCCTCCATACATTCCAATAAGCCATTTAATTCTCTTTCTTTTGTTTTGATATTGTCTAAATTATAGCAGACTTGGATTACTGATTCTATTTTTTTGCCATTACTTATAAAGGTAATTGGGGTCAGAGGTAATTGGGGTCACGTCTTGAATTGTGAATTTTACTTAATTTATGTATAGTGAGAGGATTCTATCGTTTCGCTGGCATTTTTTGTGGCTAGCTTGGTGCTGTAGACCTGCGAGGTCTTTTGGGACCTCGGAGGTCCTTTCGGGACGTGATTTATGCTATTAGGTAAATCGGGATTATTATTCCTTTGTCGGATATGTTAAAAGGTAATTGGGGTCACGTCCCAGTGAAACAAAGAGCGTTTCACGGGATAAATCTTGAATTGTGAATTTTACTTAATTTATGTATAGTGAGAGATTCTATCGTTTCACCCCAAGAGTACTTTGTCGCTTCGCTCGGGCGCGCTGGCGCTTCACTCCAGAATGAGAGAGGGTGGGGGATGACAATTTTTAGTTTAGATTTTTTGTGGTTAGCTTGGTGCTGTAGACCTGCGAGGTCTTTTGGGACCTCGGAGGTCCTTTCGGGACGTGATTTATGCTATTAGGTAAATCGGGATTATTATTCCTTTGTCGGATATGTTAAATGTGTCTTTTGAAAATACTAAGTAGGGGATTTTGGTTTTTCTTTTTGTTGTTGTTCGTTTAAGGAATTTAAAATTTTCATGTCTTAAGCCTCTTTTATATTTTATTTCAATGTAATAATAAAAATCAGTATTTAATAGGTCGTCTCGAGCAATAAAATCAATTTCATTTTCTCTTTGTTTGTAAACTGATACGTAGGCAAAATTTTTCTTTAATAGATTGTAGGCATAAGTTTCGGCTAGATGTCCTGTGATTTGTCCTTTAATCTGTGGAGATAATTTTGGATCGAGGTGATAAAAGTTTGTACTAGCGATATATATTTTTTTTAAGCTTTGTTTGCTTTTTCTGAAAGATTTTGAAAAATTATAGACCACGTCCACAAGAAGACTTTCTTCTAAATATTCAAGATAATTGTGTAATGTCTTATAAGTAATTTCTGATTCCGAGGCTAGTTTTCCTAATTCTATTGCATTTCCAGTCTCTTGGATAAGTATTTCGTATAAAAATCTTAATTCGTTTACTTTATCGACTCTATATATATTTGGGATATCGTATTCTATAGTTTTTTTGTAAATTGATTCTCTAATATATTTTTCAGCTATAACTTTATTTTGTTCAATGGCAACTTTTGGAAAATGCCCAAATGACAAGTATTCTTCAAAATATTTTTGTAATAAATTATTATTTTTTGCTAAGAATGTTTCAATATTTTTACTATTTTTTTTAATAGCTTCGATTGAAATTCTTTTTATATCAATTTTTGCACTATTATAGGAGTTTATAAAATTTATGTCTTTACCTGTTATTTCTAAGTATTCATTAAAATCAAGAACATCGAGCTTGAATTCGAAGTTTCTACCGGCCAGGCTTTCAGTCGTTTTTTTTCTTAAAAATATAGAAGATGATCCACTGACAATGAATTTGATATTTGGTCTTGTATCATAAAATCTTTTTAAGACGTGTTGCCATTTGTCGATATATTGTATTTCGTCGATAAATATATAGGCTGTTTTATTCTTTGCTGTTCTTGTGGTGTCGAGATAATACGTAAAGTACTCTGCTAAATCGTCTGGAGAGCAGGGGATAGCTTCGTCAAAACTTAGGAAAAATACATCTTTTGGGCTTACTTTCTTCTCTTTTATTAAGTGTTCTGCTAGTTGTTTTAATAGAACGGTTTTTCCAGTTCTTCGTAATCCAATAATAGATAAAATTAGATCTGTGTCTAAGTATTTTAAAAGTTCGAAATATAATTTTCTTTTATATTTATTTTTTGTAAAAAAATAGTTGTCTACATTGTCCCAATGCGAGTTTTGTCGACTTATTTCATTTAATATTAGGTCTTTATTCATATAATTACATTTATTAGTATTCAACTACTAATAAAAATCACATTTATTAGTATTGTTATACTAATAAAATAACATAGTTTGGTAATTTTGTCTATATGTGATTAGTTAAAAGGTGAAAGTTGCCCCGCTGACGTCACTTTGTGACTAGCGGGATGTCACACTCACGCGTGTTCCAAAAGTTAAAATAGAGAGGTAATTGGGGTTACGTACCAGTTAAACAAAAAAGGTTTCACGGTATAAATCCCAGTGAAACAAAAAAGGTTTCACGGGATAAATCCCAGTGAAACAAAGAGGGTTTCACGGGACAGGTCCCAGTTAAACAAAAAAGGTTTCACGGGACAGGTCCCAGTTAAACAAAAAAGGTTTCACGGGATAAATCCCAGTGAAACAAAGAGGGTTTCACGGGATAAATCTTGAATTGTGAATTTATTTTCGGTTAATAAAAATAACTACAATTTAACTCACCTTGAAAAGCTTGAAGCAGAAGCTATTTTTATTATAC
The sequence above is a segment of the Patescibacteria group bacterium genome. Coding sequences within it:
- a CDS encoding ATP-binding protein is translated as MNKDLILNEISRQNSHWDNVDNYFFTKNKYKRKLYFELLKYLDTDLILSIIGLRRTGKTVLLKQLAEHLIKEKKVSPKDVFFLSFDEAIPCSPDDLAEYFTYYLDTTRTAKNKTAYIFIDEIQYIDKWQHVLKRFYDTRPNIKFIVSGSSSIFLRKKTTESLAGRNFEFKLDVLDFNEYLEITGKDINFINSYNSAKIDIKRISIEAIKKNSKNIETFLAKNNNLLQKYFEEYLSFGHFPKVAIEQNKVIAEKYIRESIYKKTIEYDIPNIYRVDKVNELRFLYEILIQETGNAIELGKLASESEITYKTLHNYLEYLEESLLVDVVYNFSKSFRKSKQSLKKIYIASTNFYHLDPKLSPQIKGQITGHLAETYAYNLLKKNFAYVSVYKQRENEIDFIARDDLLNTDFYYYIEIKYKRGLRHENFKFLKRTTTKRKTKIPYLVFSKDTFNISDKGIIIPIYLIA